In Actinoplanes derwentensis, the following proteins share a genomic window:
- a CDS encoding ankyrin repeat domain-containing protein: protein MSGQDPFALAEWQRIRRYAVPDQMITECTEARERGDWRAACEAGGVDVLIDDPAPVAEQLAGFAPDLLRWHIPRVLGGHTTVAAGQRYVLVGHDVVIGPDSVVLIVESPVSALGSQRLTLRTVRWGDQPGGEVLPIAAHLWDARHAGELRTALSGSADRLPGFTPSGAALWSAPSGDLRGYAPSADLRGSASSHAAPGFADSGDDLPARAERVRRQTTIPAGFAEAGAEVLGDWPPHDRAWTVDAMRVVHDARALTARFGSGEWALQIDYRKFLHIAVDGDTVRVRWQTLTWSDQDSPVRRLNRIDGGLTRFAVDLDLIRNGRLTAGQLHPLVRAALFPGVPTAPASQVPATHAEPVRVRCSGAWHEIGVQRGLLTLPAHTEAERMREKAMRAFGGAVTGCFAVEQTWAGTAGRLPKRLRAHREDLWQRMLHGGTRTVLELLDAGMDPNLRDSRGRTLMHRLRSYDHRVLLPRLLAEGLDINARDLEGSTPLYLAVVYQVPADLIIALSDAGADPHAPNQDDMTVFDYFDDVLEYRDDLEPEFAAAVAHIRRRA, encoded by the coding sequence ATGAGCGGCCAGGACCCGTTCGCCCTCGCCGAATGGCAGCGCATCCGCCGCTACGCGGTGCCCGACCAGATGATCACCGAGTGCACCGAGGCGCGGGAACGCGGCGACTGGCGGGCGGCCTGCGAGGCCGGCGGTGTCGACGTGCTGATCGACGATCCCGCCCCGGTCGCCGAACAACTCGCCGGGTTCGCCCCCGATCTGCTGCGCTGGCACATTCCGCGCGTCCTCGGCGGCCACACCACGGTCGCGGCCGGTCAGCGGTACGTGCTGGTCGGGCACGACGTGGTGATCGGGCCGGACAGTGTCGTGCTGATCGTCGAGTCCCCGGTCTCGGCGCTCGGCTCGCAGCGGCTCACCCTGCGGACGGTCCGCTGGGGCGACCAGCCCGGCGGCGAGGTGCTGCCGATCGCCGCGCACCTGTGGGACGCCCGGCACGCCGGCGAACTGCGGACGGCCCTGAGCGGCTCGGCCGACCGGCTCCCCGGTTTCACACCGTCCGGCGCCGCACTCTGGTCCGCGCCGTCCGGTGACCTGCGCGGGTACGCGCCGTCCGCTGACCTGCGCGGGTCCGCGTCTTCGCACGCTGCGCCCGGGTTCGCGGATTCCGGCGACGACCTGCCGGCCCGGGCCGAGCGGGTGCGCCGGCAGACCACGATCCCCGCCGGGTTCGCCGAGGCCGGGGCTGAAGTGCTCGGCGACTGGCCGCCCCACGACCGGGCCTGGACCGTGGACGCGATGCGGGTCGTGCACGACGCGCGGGCGCTGACCGCCCGGTTCGGCTCCGGCGAGTGGGCGCTGCAGATCGACTACCGGAAGTTTCTGCACATCGCGGTGGACGGCGACACCGTTCGGGTGCGGTGGCAGACCCTCACCTGGTCCGACCAGGACTCGCCGGTGCGCCGGCTGAACCGGATCGACGGCGGCCTCACCCGCTTCGCCGTCGACCTCGACCTGATCAGGAACGGTCGCCTCACCGCCGGGCAACTGCATCCATTGGTCCGCGCGGCACTGTTCCCCGGAGTGCCGACCGCGCCCGCGTCACAGGTCCCGGCCACGCACGCCGAACCGGTGCGGGTCCGCTGCTCCGGGGCATGGCACGAGATCGGTGTTCAGCGCGGGTTGCTCACCCTGCCCGCCCACACCGAGGCCGAACGGATGCGAGAGAAGGCGATGCGGGCGTTCGGCGGGGCGGTCACCGGTTGCTTCGCCGTCGAACAGACTTGGGCCGGTACGGCGGGGCGGCTTCCGAAACGGCTCCGGGCCCACCGTGAGGACCTGTGGCAGCGCATGCTGCACGGCGGCACCCGCACCGTCCTGGAACTACTCGACGCCGGAATGGATCCGAACCTGCGGGACAGCCGCGGTCGTACGCTGATGCACCGGCTCCGTTCGTACGACCATCGGGTTCTGCTCCCGCGCCTGCTCGCCGAGGGTCTGGACATCAACGCCCGCGACCTGGAGGGCAGCACCCCGCTCTACCTCGCCGTCGTCTACCAGGTCCCGGCTGACCTGATCATCGCGCTGTCCGACGCCGGAGCCGACCCGCACGCCCCGAACCAGGACGACATGACGGTCTTCGACTACTTCGACGACGTCCTGGAGTATCGCGACGACCTGGAGCCGGAGTTCGCGGCCGCGGTCGCCCACATCCGCAGACGGGCGTAA
- a CDS encoding DUF4386 domain-containing protein, translating into MIRTARVTGLLYLGLAACGLFGFILIRPDVSDARVTFELLIVLTQALTAAGFYRLFRSADPVSALGIGAFGLVNAVVVLVSAALLSAATDSPGNLPLLLLLSDKMWAVGSLFFGLWLLPLGTAVLRTKLMPPALGWILVAGAAGYVLHAFLPAALLTVPASIGEFWMIGYLLLFGVRNTTEPALTSGGLDGDDI; encoded by the coding sequence ATGATCCGCACCGCCCGCGTCACCGGACTGCTCTACCTAGGACTCGCCGCCTGCGGCCTGTTCGGATTCATCCTCATCCGCCCCGACGTCAGCGACGCCCGCGTCACCTTCGAGCTGCTGATCGTGCTCACCCAGGCCCTCACCGCCGCCGGCTTCTACCGCCTGTTCCGCTCCGCCGACCCGGTCAGCGCCCTCGGCATCGGCGCTTTCGGACTGGTCAACGCGGTCGTGGTGCTGGTCAGCGCGGCGCTGCTGTCCGCCGCGACCGACTCCCCCGGCAACCTCCCACTACTTCTTCTGCTCAGCGACAAGATGTGGGCGGTCGGCTCACTGTTCTTCGGGCTCTGGCTTCTTCCCTTGGGTACGGCGGTCCTGCGCACGAAACTGATGCCGCCAGCGCTGGGATGGATCCTGGTAGCCGGCGCCGCCGGGTACGTCCTGCACGCGTTCCTGCCCGCCGCCCTGCTGACCGTCCCGGCGTCGATCGGCGAGTTCTGGATGATCGGTTACCTGCTGCTCTTCGGCGTACGCAACACAACAGAACCGGCGCTCACCTCAGGCGGTCTCGACGGAGACGACATCTAG
- a CDS encoding TetR/AcrR family transcriptional regulator has protein sequence MRKPLTRQRVLTAAVAIADAEGIGALTMRRLGAELGVEAMSLYHHLHGKDALLDGVVESLIEEILEAADGVAERDWRRRLRGQFLAAREVVRRHPWGPGLLAARKTVPFGVFQYYDGIIATLLGAGFDYRIAHRALHAFGTLPLGVVPEIFQGGDPGPRATELPHLMAMVASESHEAEIGWCDSRVEFEFTVDLLLDGLHRTYLKQS, from the coding sequence GTGCGCAAACCGCTGACCAGGCAACGAGTGCTGACCGCCGCCGTCGCGATCGCCGACGCCGAGGGCATCGGGGCGCTGACGATGCGCCGTCTCGGTGCGGAACTCGGGGTCGAGGCGATGTCGCTCTACCACCACCTGCACGGCAAGGACGCGCTGCTGGACGGCGTCGTCGAGTCGCTGATCGAGGAGATTCTGGAGGCGGCCGACGGGGTCGCGGAGCGGGACTGGCGACGGCGGCTGCGCGGACAGTTCCTGGCCGCCCGTGAGGTCGTGCGGCGGCACCCGTGGGGTCCGGGGCTGCTGGCGGCGCGTAAGACCGTCCCGTTCGGGGTCTTCCAGTACTACGACGGGATCATCGCCACCCTGCTCGGCGCCGGTTTCGACTACCGGATCGCGCACCGGGCGCTGCACGCGTTCGGCACCCTGCCGCTCGGGGTGGTTCCGGAGATCTTCCAGGGTGGTGATCCCGGTCCGCGTGCTACCGAGTTGCCGCACCTGATGGCGATGGTCGCGAGTGAGTCGCACGAGGCCGAGATCGGTTGGTGTGACAGCCGGGTGGAGTTCGAGTTCACCGTGGACCTGCTGCTTGACGGGCTGCACCGGACTTACTTGAAACAAAGTTAA
- a CDS encoding hydrogenase maturation nickel metallochaperone HypA/HybF yields MHELAIAENIVGTACSRAAGRPVRRVTVRIGALTAVVPDDMRFCFDVAAMGTAAHGAALDLDLCPAIIFCRSCQADKRLPDRIPLCPCGSADVTVTTGRELDVVSVETA; encoded by the coding sequence ATGCACGAGCTGGCGATTGCGGAGAACATCGTCGGAACGGCCTGCTCACGAGCTGCGGGCCGCCCGGTTCGGCGGGTGACGGTCCGGATCGGGGCGCTGACCGCAGTGGTTCCCGACGACATGCGGTTCTGTTTCGACGTGGCCGCCATGGGCACCGCCGCGCACGGTGCGGCTCTGGACCTCGACCTGTGCCCGGCGATCATCTTCTGCCGTTCCTGTCAGGCCGACAAACGCCTCCCCGATCGTATCCCGCTGTGCCCGTGCGGCAGCGCCGACGTGACCGTGACAACCGGCCGCGAACTAGATGTCGTCTCCGTCGAGACCGCCTGA
- a CDS encoding beta-1,3-glucanase family protein yields MFLKRAVLALLLALPAALAVPATPAAAIGPDLLPVTVTNNSGRSDAVYLYILATDIRSGRLGYVNGAGQYFNWPAGGQPPTPAPDVAIAGPANGSSVTVRFPRFISARLYFSLGRKLDFRLTPDGLVQPAPWAAGDPNRDVLFDWSEFTYNDDGLWLNSSQVDMLAMPHAVAVTGADGRTVRTGDPVANGRENIISQIRANGDFARSIYTRSDGTVLRVLAPGKAASAGLMNANYLDSYITSAWNSYTSRTLTVVPRVNEPNRKFFGRTSGNNMVFTDAAGAQVTTVAKPTSANVWGCDGVFNAPNVPPFIEPEIKRTLCTALNRGTLGTSTQEPVLDAAQFYRNSAPNHYSRIIHANMADGKAYGFAYDDVGGFESLVHSPDPRSAAVIISPFTGGTTPPPTTGNALISSLNNKCLDVPNGDFSDGVQVQMWTCNGTAAQQWEATGGTLKTGNNKCLDVAWGSTTNGAAIQIANCSGNAAQQWVLSAAGDLVNPQANKCLDIGAWDANDGAKLVLWECLGGANQKWRRG; encoded by the coding sequence TTGTTCCTCAAGCGCGCCGTCCTGGCGTTACTGCTAGCCCTCCCCGCCGCCCTGGCCGTTCCCGCCACACCCGCCGCGGCCATCGGGCCGGACCTGCTCCCGGTTACCGTCACCAACAACTCCGGCCGCTCCGATGCCGTCTACCTGTACATCCTCGCCACCGACATCAGGAGCGGGAGACTCGGTTACGTCAACGGCGCCGGGCAGTACTTCAACTGGCCCGCCGGCGGTCAGCCACCCACCCCGGCACCGGACGTCGCCATCGCCGGACCGGCCAACGGCAGCAGCGTCACCGTCCGCTTCCCGCGATTCATCTCCGCCCGGCTGTACTTCTCGCTCGGCCGCAAACTCGACTTCCGGCTCACCCCGGACGGGCTAGTGCAGCCCGCGCCGTGGGCTGCCGGCGACCCCAACCGGGACGTCCTGTTCGACTGGTCGGAGTTCACCTACAACGACGACGGGCTGTGGCTGAACAGTTCCCAGGTGGACATGCTCGCCATGCCGCACGCCGTCGCCGTCACCGGAGCCGACGGCCGCACCGTCCGCACCGGTGACCCGGTCGCCAACGGCCGCGAGAACATCATCAGCCAGATTCGTGCCAACGGCGATTTCGCCCGCTCCATCTACACCCGATCGGACGGCACCGTGCTGCGCGTCCTCGCACCCGGGAAAGCCGCCAGTGCGGGACTGATGAACGCCAATTACCTGGATTCGTACATCACCTCGGCGTGGAACTCCTACACCAGTCGCACGCTCACCGTGGTACCCCGGGTGAACGAGCCGAACCGTAAGTTCTTCGGGCGGACCAGCGGTAACAACATGGTCTTCACCGACGCGGCCGGTGCTCAGGTCACCACGGTGGCGAAACCGACGTCCGCGAACGTGTGGGGCTGCGACGGAGTGTTCAACGCCCCGAACGTTCCGCCGTTCATCGAACCCGAGATCAAACGCACGCTGTGTACGGCACTCAACCGCGGCACTCTCGGCACGTCGACCCAGGAACCGGTATTGGACGCCGCGCAGTTCTATCGCAACAGCGCCCCGAACCACTATTCCCGCATCATCCACGCCAATATGGCAGACGGTAAGGCGTACGGATTCGCGTACGACGATGTCGGCGGTTTTGAATCCCTGGTCCACAGCCCCGATCCCCGCTCGGCCGCCGTGATCATCTCCCCGTTCACCGGTGGCACCACCCCGCCGCCCACCACCGGCAACGCCCTGATCAGCAGCTTGAACAACAAGTGCCTGGACGTGCCGAACGGTGACTTCTCCGACGGCGTCCAGGTACAGATGTGGACCTGCAACGGCACCGCCGCCCAGCAGTGGGAGGCCACCGGCGGCACCCTGAAGACCGGAAACAACAAGTGCCTGGACGTGGCCTGGGGCTCGACCACCAACGGCGCGGCCATCCAGATCGCCAACTGCAGCGGTAACGCCGCCCAGCAGTGGGTGCTCAGCGCCGCCGGTGACCTGGTGAATCCGCAAGCCAACAAGTGCCTCGACATCGGCGCGTGGGACGCCAATGACGGTGCCAAGCTGGTGCTGTGGGAGTGTCTCGGCGGGGCCAACCAGAAGTGGCGCCGCGGATGA
- a CDS encoding leucine-rich repeat domain-containing protein codes for MDGEIVVRCPAISDPDRMGLADPGDFDGILGRLAAPEPVTEPQEFARGLVRPDGRVDLCKQGVGPEQAATIVRAAAGSPHVAHLLLGTNGLGTDGARAVAGALTPGHGVRTVYLGCNRIDAAGAGALADRLADDGEIRALWLKRNPVGDDGVRRIAEALSHNTTLRTLDLVNTGLTAAGLEPLADVLAARPPVLERLFLGGNGLRPDAVPVLTRMVVEGGVRELFLAVNRLGDEGTAALATNLAGYPMTLGLGGNGITDITPLAANLHAWHALDLARPPSERVLGGSPNIVGDTGAALLAATLPGSALKRLDVRFTDVRGRGAKLLLAAGTGLDHLGLNGGVPRRVRRLAPRTTLRPHEDIAAIVSVYR; via the coding sequence GTGGACGGCGAGATCGTCGTGCGGTGCCCTGCGATCAGCGACCCGGACCGGATGGGCCTGGCCGATCCGGGCGACTTCGACGGCATCCTCGGCCGGCTCGCCGCACCCGAGCCGGTCACCGAGCCGCAGGAGTTCGCCCGCGGCCTGGTCCGTCCGGACGGCCGGGTCGATCTGTGCAAACAGGGCGTCGGGCCGGAGCAGGCGGCCACCATCGTGCGGGCCGCCGCCGGTTCACCGCACGTCGCGCACCTGCTGCTCGGCACCAACGGGCTGGGCACCGACGGCGCGCGGGCGGTGGCCGGCGCGCTGACTCCCGGACACGGGGTCCGCACCGTCTACCTGGGCTGCAACCGGATCGACGCGGCCGGTGCCGGTGCCCTCGCCGACCGTCTGGCCGACGACGGCGAGATCCGGGCTCTCTGGCTCAAACGCAACCCGGTCGGCGACGACGGTGTCCGCCGCATCGCCGAAGCCCTTTCCCACAACACCACCTTGCGTACGCTGGACCTGGTCAACACCGGCCTCACCGCCGCGGGCCTGGAACCGCTCGCCGACGTCCTCGCCGCCCGCCCGCCGGTCCTGGAACGGCTCTTCCTCGGCGGCAACGGCCTGCGCCCCGACGCCGTCCCGGTCCTGACCCGGATGGTCGTCGAGGGTGGCGTGCGCGAACTGTTCCTCGCCGTCAACCGCCTCGGCGACGAAGGCACGGCGGCCCTGGCCACCAACCTCGCCGGCTATCCGATGACTCTCGGCCTCGGCGGCAACGGCATCACCGACATCACCCCGCTCGCCGCGAACCTGCACGCCTGGCATGCCCTGGACCTGGCCCGGCCGCCGTCCGAACGCGTGCTCGGCGGCAGCCCCAACATCGTCGGCGACACCGGCGCGGCCCTGCTCGCCGCGACCCTGCCCGGCAGCGCCCTGAAACGACTCGACGTCCGGTTCACCGACGTCCGCGGCCGGGGCGCGAAACTGCTGCTCGCCGCCGGAACCGGCCTCGACCATCTGGGCCTCAACGGCGGCGTCCCCCGGCGGGTGCGCCGCCTCGCCCCGCGCACCACCCTGCGGCCGCACGAGGACATCGCCGCGATCGTGAGCGTCTACCGATGA